In Nostoc sphaeroides, the genomic window AGTTAGGAGTTACTAGTTAAGAATTAGAAGTTAGTAGTTATTCTCCCTCATCTCCCGGTTGGTGAGCGAAGTCGAACCACATCTCCCCCATTCCCCCTTAATAATATGGATTGGCATCTTTTAGGACTAAGCTTTATTACAGTTTTTTTATCAGAATTGGGTGACAAAAGTCAGCTAGCGGCGATCGCACTTTCAGGGCGTAGTAATTCTCCGCGTGCAGTATTTTTTGGTGCAGCAGGCGCATTGCTGTTGACAAGTCTGTTGGGATCATTAGCAGGAGGTGCAGTAGCAGAATTATTACCTACACGCTTGTTAAAAGCGATCGCTGCTGTGGGATTTGCCATCCTCGCTGCACGTCTGCTGTTATTTAACAATGAACCACCGACGGATTCTGAACAAACACCTTAAAGAAGAATTCAGAATCCAGGAATCAGAATTACTCTTTCTGGGAGATTGGAACCCCCGAAGGTTTTAAACTAATATCATATTAGGGAACTCCAAAAAATAAATTATTCCACATTCAAGTCGTTGACTGTTGACTGTTGACTGTTGACTGTTGACTGTTGACTGAAAGTGAACCGTCAACGGTCAACAGTGAACAATAGCAATGGAATATTTTTTTACTTGGAAGTCCCTTATGTCCGGCAAATTACCCATAATAAAAGAATCCCTCCTCGCAGGCGGGGTGGGGTTCTCCAGGTTTAATAAGCGATCAAGCGGACATAATAAGCTGTTCCACAAATAAACTTGCATATACTGGGCGGGCAGGATGCCCACCCCACAAGAGTTATATTTAATAAGGGTTATGCAAATTAAATGTTTTTTAGCTTATCACCCAGTCAGACTCGAATTCATACTGAATTCTGACTCCTGACTTCTGAATTCTTCTTTACAAAGTTTCCCAACCGGTTCCTTTGTAGCCGTATTGAAAAATTTCTGGATGCAAGATTTCTGCCAAAATTTCTAGAGAATCTACCAGTCGCGGCCCTGGACGATTGAAGTAAGAATTGCCATCAGTAATGTAGACTCTACCAGCTTCGGTAGCGTGTAGTTTTTCCCACTCTGGACGTTGAGTTAATAAATTGGCTTCTTGGCGAGTCCGATTTAAATCAAAGCCACAAGGCATAAAAACAATTACATCTGGATCGGTTGTTATTAGTGTTTCCCACGGCAAAATAGGAGAAGGCTGACCTGTAGCGCAAAATAGAGAATGTCCTCCTGCTAAGTTAACTAATTCAGGAATCCAATTGGCGGCTACCATCAAAGGATCAGTCCACTCGATACAGGCGACAGTGGGAAGTTCATTTAAAGAAAGTCCCTGGACTTTTTGTTGACAAATTCTGACGCGAGCTTCTAAGTTCTCTAGAACTTTAACCGAGTCTACCTCGAAGGTATTGCCGACTCGTTGAATGTCAGCCCAAACATCTTGCAGAAGATTGGGTTGTAAAGAAATAATCTGGGGTTTACTGTCAATGAGTGTAGCAACTGCCTTTTCAACATCCTGTAAGCTGACAGCACAAACATCGCACTGGTCTTGAGTCAGAATGTGGGTAGGCTGCAATTGCTCTAAAACATCTGTTTTGATTTGGTAAATACTGAGAGCAGATTGCAATAAATTGTTCACTTCATTGTGAATTTGGCTGCTGGAGGCATTGGAGTTTAAGCGTGCTTCGGTACAAATGGGGCGATTGAGGATTTCTGGAGGGTAATCGCATTCGTGCGATCGCCCCACAATAGCATCAACCAAGCCTAGTGCCGCTAAAATCTCTGTTCCACCGGGAATTAAGGAAACAATTCTCACATTACTATCTGTCATCGCTCCACCTCCGTAAAACCTGCCGTTACCTTAATTTTTGCAGAATTTGAGTCATTAGGTATCTTTCTCTAGGAGAATCAAGGGTGTTTTGCTAGTCACCACTAAGCAATAAATTTAACTGGGGATTAAGAATTAAAGATTAAGAATTAAACATTAAAGATTAATAAAATTTTTTCCACTCCCCAGACAGAAATTCAAAATATTATATTAATTAACAGTATCTTTACTTGAGAGAGAGTGGAATTACTTTATAGTAGAATTACTTGAGAGTAAAATGATTTGAACTGCTAATTATCACCTAGCAAAAATTACCGCCATAAATTAACAGAATTAATCAGCAAAATCTAGCTATGAACTCGTTAGCTAAAATCATAAAATTTGATTATAAAAATTATATTTTCCGGTTGTGAAAAACCATATCCAGTAGTTGTAGTGATACAAAGATAGTTCTACTTTTTCTATAGAACTGCAAGGTAAAATTATTTCTTCTTGAGGTCAACTAATGCAGGTGGTGTCAGCTAGAGATATTACAGAGCACAAGCAGGCCCAAGAGGCTTTACAAATCAAAGAAAATCGTCGGCGAAAACAAAGCCAGACGCTGGTACAGCTGGCAAGAAGCAAGACATTTCAGCAAGGTGATCTTAATGCGGCCTTAAGGGAAATCACAGAGACTGCTGCTCGGACGCTCTTGGTGAAGCGAGTTGGTGTATGGTTATATAATCAAGAGCGTTCAAAACTTGAATGCATCGATTTATATGATGTAAGCACCAATAAGCATAGCTTTGGTAACTCACTTTTAGAAAAAAATTATCCCACTTATTTCCAGGCTTTAGAAGAAGAACGTACCATTGCCGTAGATGATGCCATAAACGATATAAGAACCCAAGAATTATCCGAATCTTATCTTTCAGTTTGGGGTATCACATCCCTGTTGGATGCACCGATTTGGCTAGAGGGTCGAATGGTTGGCGTAGTGTGTCACGAACACATAGGCGAAGAACGCCAATGGACTTTGGAGGAGGAGACTTTTGCTGGCTCGATTGCAGATTTTGTGACGTTGGCTATAGAAGCGAAGCAGCGAAACTTCGCACAAGAAGCATTGCGCCTCACTATGTCGCAATTTCGGGCGATTTTTGAGCGTTCTTCTATCGGCATTGGACTTATAGATATGAAAGCGCAGATAGTCGATACTAATCTGGCACTGTGTGAGATTTTAGGATATAGCCGAGAAGAGTTATCCGGCAAGCGCTTTACAGATTACATTTCCACACAAAGGGGAGATTTAAAACTTTACAAACAACTTCTGTCAAGAATTCGCACAGACTTAAAAAGAACTTCGAGGGTAGGCTTCCAACCCGACAAATATCAGGAACAGTTTGCCGAAAGACATCGGATTGAGATGGAAAGACGCTGCCTGCATCAAAATGGTAGCTTAGTTTGGACTCATATCTCTGTTTCTGTTATACCAGGGAGCAATGGTGAACCTGAGTTTTTTCTAGCGATGATTGAGAACATTACTGAACGTAAAGAAACAGAGTTGAAACTTCTTGCCTCTCAAGAAGCAGCAGAAGCGGCCAGTCGGGCAAAAAGTGAATTTTTAGCAACCATGAGTCATGAGTTGCGGACACCTCTCAATGCAATTATGGGTTTGTCGCAGTTGTTGCAACAAGAAATAGTTGGCTCTCTCAATGAAAAGCAGAACGAATATGTAAGTTCTATATATAGTAGTGGTGAACATCTGCTGACACTGATTAACGATATCCTTGATTTATCTAAGATAGAAGCAGCTAAAGAGGAACTGTTACTCTCACCTTTGCCAGTATCAGATTTATGTAATTATGCCATTTGGACAGTGCGCGATCGCGCCTCAGAAAAGGGATTGCAACTCACCTGTAAAATTGACGTAGAAGAGGATATTTGTATTGGTGATGAACGGCGCATTAAGCAAATGCTACTCAACCTGCTCACCAATGCGATTAAATTCACCCCAGCCGGTCAGGTATCGCTGGTAGTCAAAAAAGTACCGCAAGGGATAACGTTTACAGTTTCAGATACTGGAATTGGGATTGACTCAAATCAGCTTCAATTTCTATTTGAACCGTTTAAACAGCTTGATAGTCGGTTAAATCGGCAGTATGAAGGCACTGGTTTGGGTTTAGCTTTAACACGCAAATTAGCGCGTTTGCATGGTGGAGATGTAACTGTTACATCGACTTTAGGAGAAGGTAGTCAGTTCACTCTGTTTCTACCAAATCTAGTTGACATGCAAACAGCGCAAAATGAAGGATATCAGCAAGATAAGTAGAGCTGCGTGAATAATTCAAGGTTTGTAGTGGAAAGATCGCCACGCGATCGCTTTATCCCCATCATAGCGTAGGCATAACCTGCCGCAGATATCACTGCGATCGATCTGAAACTATGAAAATTACACGAAGATAAGTATTTTTATATACATTTATCAGCCAACAATGTAAAGATATGTCTTAAAGTATAGACATTTAAGTAAATATTCAGTATTAGGTTATAGACATTAAAGTATTGCCGAAACCGTCAACTCTCTGCGAATTCTTTGTGCTTTACAACAGCACTAACAGCAGGTTGAAAACTGAAGTTACTCCAAAAATATTCTATTCAAGAAGGTAAAAATTATGGCAAATATCATTGGAACTAAAGGTAATGATACGTTAGTGGTTAGCCAGTATGATGGCACTAATGACACACTCACTGGTGGAGGTGGGCAAGATAAATTTATTTACACATTATATTACAACATGTACATGTACAATATCACTGATTTCAGTGGTATTGGTACAAGTCCAAATCCATCGGCAGCAGTCATTACCGAAGTTGATACGTTGATATTTCAAGACATTGGCTTTACTGCCCGAAATCTCCTACTTACACAGAATGGTAACAATCTGGAAATTAGCTTTGATGGAGACATAACTGATGATGGAGAGGTAATTGGGACGGATTACGACTCACAAGATATAAGTCCCTTTTTATTTGAGAAGCCAATAGTCACCCTGCAAAATTTTACCCTGGAAAACCTAGATAATCTATCAACTCTGGGCAATATCCTGTTTTATGGACAAACCAGCATCAAGGACAGCTTTGATGTCGTTAATGCCAACTCTACCCAACAGAACCCATTTAATAAGAACACAGTCACCTTTTTTAACGACCTGAATAACTATGTCATCGGCTTTGATAACTCAAATGATGTCATCAATGGCCAGGGCGGTAATGATAGCATCAATGGCTTGAGTGGCAACGACCTGCTGCGCGGTGGTGCGGGAAATGATACTCTCATGGGTGATGTGGGTGATGATTCCCTCAAAGGTAATACTGGTAACGACCTGCTGCTTGGTGGTACGGGCAATGATACTCTGATTGGTGGTGTGGGCAATGATACCCTCAAAGGTGGCGCTGGTAAGGATACCTTAAATGTTTACGGTTCAGCAGGTGATAACCTACTCTCTGGGGGCGATGGTAATGATTCTCTTAGTGCCTCTCACTATTTCTCTTTTGAAGAATTCGGCTATTTTGCAGAAACCATCTATTTCACCTCAGGCAATAACACTCTCAAAGGTGGCGATGGTAACGATACCTTGGATGTTAAAGGTTCAACAGGTGATAACCTACTCTCTGGGGGCGATGGCAATGATTCTCTTAGCGCCTCTGGCTACCGCAAATTCGACGGCTCATTTGTATATTACATTGTTGGCAATAACACCCTCAACGGTGGTACTGGTAACGATACCTTAGATGCTAATGGTTCGAGAGGCGATAACTTACTCTCTGGGAACGATGGCAATGATTATCTCTCTGCCTCTTGCGACTACGGTAGAATAGGCTTCTCTGACTCCTCAGGTAATAACACGCTCAACGGTGGCGATGGTAACGATATCTTAGATGTTCAGGGAACAGGCGATAACCTCCTCTCAGGAGGCGATGGTAATGATTCTCTTTTTGCCTCTGGTGAATTTGAAAGCTTCTTAGGAATCTATAAAGTTGTTGGTAATAACATCCTCAACGGTGGTACTGGTAACGATACCTTGAATGTTGATATTTCAGAAGGCGATAACCTGCTCTCTGGAGGCGATGACGATGATTATCTCTCTGCCTCTGGCTACTTCGGCGACGAGGTAGGATACAATCTTACTGCGTCAGGGAATAACACCCTTAAAGGTGGTGCTGGTAACGATACCTTGAATGCTGACATCTCAGAAGGTGATAACCTACTTGATGGCGGGAATGGCAATGATTACCTCTCTGCCGTTGATACTTCAACAGGCGATAACACCCTCAACGGTGGTTCTGGTAACGACACCTTGAAGGCTGACAATTCAACAATCGATAACCTACTCAATGGCGGGAATGGCAATGATTATCTCTCTGCCGTTGGCACTTCAAAAGGCAATAACACCCTCAACGGTGGTGCTGGTAAAGATACCTTGAAGGTTGACAATTCAAGAGGCGATAATCTACTCTCTGGGGGCAATGGCAATGATTTTCTCTCTGCCCTTGCAGCCTCAGGCAATAACACCCTCAACGGTGGCGCTGGCAGTGATATTCTGATAGGTGGAAAAGGTAATGATGCCCTCTATGGTGGGAATGGTGCTGATACCTTTGTTTTCAATAGTTACAATGAAGGCGTTGATCGTATTTATGACTTCAATAACGCAACGAATGAAGGCGTTGATAGTCCTTATGAGTCCAACGCAACTAATGAATATATTGAGATACGGGCTGCTGGTTTTGGTGGGCAATTATCAATAGGTGTACTCTCAGCGAATCAGTTTACCCTTGGAACATCTGCAACAACGATCGCTCAACGATTTATTTATGATAACAGTACAGGTGCATTGTACTTTGATCAAGATGGCAGTGCAGATGCGTTTACTCAGGTAAAATTTGCACAATTATTTGGTGGAGTGTCACTAAGCGAAAAAGTTTTTTATGTGACTGCTGAATATTGATTATTCTAGCCAGATAAAAATAATAAATTCTGAAAATGCGAGATGTCTATAAATAGCACCTCGCATTCGATAGTATTTAGGACTTACGCATTGACAAGAAATACCAAATATAAAATATATATCAAGTTTAAAAACCACATCTTTCGTAAGGGCACAGCAATGCTCATAAGTGTCAACTTAAGCTAAAAGTCTTTTCAAATCTCGTTTCCAGCCTCTGGGCTGGAAATGCACTTCAATTGCGCCTCTGCCGCAAGTCTAGAGGCGGAGCCTCAACGACGGGCATTCCCAGTCGGAGCAGGGGAACGAGACATATCTAAAAGCTTGTTCTAAGATGGCTTTCACCTTAATTTGACACCAATGAGCAATGCTGTGCCCCTACAGCATTTACGATGGCAGGATAATTACGAAAAGCCTGAAAGAACCCATTTTAGTTAATTCACATTATGATGCATTTGTACAGTGCGTAAGTCCTAGTATTAATGAAAATCGTGTTCACTAACCAATCAATTTAGCAATCCTAAATCATTCTAATTGGAAAAATTTTCTCATTATCACATGGGGAATCCCAGCTTCTTCAAATATTTCTCCTTCTTCTACAAAGTCCAATTTTTTGTACAAAACTTTTACATACTCTTGGGCATGGATTACAACTTCTGGAATATTTTTATTAGCTATAACCTCTAGTGCCTCAATCATAATTTTCTTACCAATACCCTGCCCTCTAGCTGGAGACAAAACAGCAAGTCTTTCTATTTTGGCAGTTTTATCATCCAAATATCTAATTCTGGTAGTACCCACAGCTTTCTGATCTAAATAAGCAATCAAATGCTGAGATATTTCATCTTTGCCATCAAACTCTAAAGCGGGATCTACCCCTTGTTCTTCCTGAAAAACTGATTTTCTAATTGCTGCGATCGCTGGAAATTCTTCAGGTAAATCAGCAACTTTTATGACTAAATTACTCATCAAATTATTTCTGTATTTAGTATATAAAAAAAGGTGGGCATTGCCCACCCTACAAGCTTTAATCTGCACCTTCAATTGGTGCAAAACCTTGACGTTGAATATTTTCTGTTACCGCGCGTGGTTCGAGGAATTGCAGAAGGTAATCAGGGCCGCCTGCTTTAGAACCTACTCCAGAAAGTTTGAATCCACCAAAGGGTTGCCGCCCAACGATCGCTCCTGTAATATTACGGTTAATGTACAAATTCCCAACTTCAAATTCTACCTGCGCCTGCTGAATGTGCGAAGGTGTTCTAGAATAAAGTCCTCCAGTTAAGGCGTAGTTTGTACCGTTGGCGACTGCTAAGGCTTCTTGGAAATCTTTGACTCTAATTACCGCCAGCACCGGGCCAAAAATTTCTTCCTGGGAAATTACCGCATTTGGCGATACTTCACTAAAGATGACTGGGCCGATAAAATATCCTTGTTCGGGTGCTGGTAATTCCAAGGCTAATTGTGCTTCTGCCTTACCCTTCTCAATATACTCACGGATGCGATCGCGGGCATTAGCATCAATTACTGGCCCAACTTGTGTACTTGGTAACTCTGCTTCCCCAATGTTCAAGGATTTTGTCGCTTCTACCAACCGTTGCACAAAGGCATCATAAATCGGTTGCAGTACAATCACCCTGGAAGCAGCAGAACATTTTTGTCCACTGTAACCAAATGCTGACTGCACAACCCCCACAACAGCTTGGTCTAAATCAGCACTTTCATCGACAATAATGGCATTCTTGCCACCCATTTCCGCAATCACCCGTTTCATGTGCTTTTGTCCGGGTTTTAAGATTGCCGCCTCTGCGTAAATTCTACAGCCGACTTCTTGGGAACCTGTAAAAGCAATTACATGAGTATCTGGATGATTTACTAAATAAGCGCCGACTTGCGAACCCTTGCCAGGTACGTATTGAAATACACCTTTGGGAAAACCAGCATCTACCAAGATTTCTGTGAATTTTGCTGCAATTACAGAAGATGTTTCCGCAGGTTTTAGGAGAGTACAATTGCCTGAAACCAAAGCTGCAACAGTCATTCCACAAGCGATCGCTAGCGGAAAATTCCAAGGAGAAATTACCACAATAATTCCTCGTGGCTGGTAAATATAACGATTAGTTTCGCCAGGTATGTCGTAATTCACACCTTTATCTAACCGTTCTATCTCATCAGCGTAGTACCGACAAAAATCTATCGCTTCCGAAACCTCTCCATCAGCTTCCTTAACTGGTTTCCCAACTTCCAAAACTATCCAAGCTGAAAGTTCAGCGCGGCGGAGTTCCATCAAATCACCAGCTTTCCGCAAAATATCAGCGCGTTGTTTCGCTGGTGTTTTTTTCCAACCAGGAAACGCCGCTTTAGCAGCTTGCATCGCCTGTTCTGCTTGTTCAACGCTAATTAACCCAACTTTACCAACTACCTCACTGAAATTAGAAGGATTGAGAGAATCAACAAATTCCGGTGGATTAACATACTCGCCATTAATTAGGGGTAAATAAGTTTTACCCAACTGTTGGCGAACGCTTTGGAAAGCTTGCGCCGCCTTTGTTCTCACCTCTTCCTGGGCGTAATCAGTATCAGCAGCACCGAGGAAATCAGAGTTAGGAGTTTGTAGAGACGCGATTAATCGCGTCTGTTCGTTAGGAGTTAAAGAGTTTTTCTCCTCTTTGACGATTGGCGGTGCTAATAATTCTTCAATCGGTCGATTTTCGAGATTTTGGCGTAAAAAAGAACTATTGGCGGTATTTTCTAACAACCGCCGAATTAAATACGCCATTCCAGGTAATAATTCACCATAAGGACAGTAAACTCTGACTCGATAACCCCTGTCAACCAACGCCTTGGCAACTTTATCGCCCATACCGTAGAGGACTTGCAATTCAAAGCGACGGCGGGGGACATTTAAACTTTCAGCTATGGCAATGGCGCGAGAGTGCGATCGCACATTATGGCTACCAATGGCAGAATACACATATTGATGATTTTCTAGCAACAATTGAGTGATGGTTTCAAAGTTAGCATCAGTTGCGGCTTTGTCGTTGTAAACTGGCTGTGGCCAATGCTTTTGGGCTGCTTTGATAGTTTCCTGATCCCAATATGCGCCTTTCACCAAGCGGATTGTTAGGGGATAGCCGCGTTCTTTTAACCAATAAATTACGTCTTTGGTATCTTGCTCACTATCACGCAGATATGCTTGAATAGTTATGCCAATGTCTGTGCGTTGCCGAAACTCTTCTTCTAAGAGCAGTTTTTTCAGGATGCTAAGAGTTATATCCTTGTAGGCATACTGTTCCATATCAAAATGGACAGATGCGCCTAATTCTTTAGCACGACGTAAGAGAATACGAATGCGATCGCTAACTCTCTCCTCACTACCCTTAGCATCTAATGGGTCAAATTGGGAATAAAACGCCGTTAATTTAACAGAAACCTGAACTTTTGAGATTGCTTCGCCATCAGCTTCATCAATAGCCGGGATAGCTGCCCAATTCTTCGATGCTTCCACCAATTGTTGCATTAATTCTAGATAGCGTTCTAGATAAGACTGCGCTTCGGCTTCGGTAATTACTGCTTCACCAAGTAAATCGATGGTGAAAGCCATTTTCTCTTTTCGTAGTCGTTCAACTGTTTTGATGACTTGTTTAATATTTTCCCCAGAAATATATTTATGAGCAAGAGTTTCAACGGCTGTACCAACGGTTGTCGCAGCAACTTGTCCTGGCATCGAGTCTGGGTTAGCAAAGTTTAGCATCCCCTTCAAAGCTGCCGGTAATTCTACAGATTCATCGCCTAAATATTCTTGTAAATGTGAGGCAATTTCTGATTTACTGTGTAAAGCAGGTAGCGTATCTATAAAGCGAAATAGTTGCACCCGCAACCCAGGATTACTCATCGCCCAAGCGAGTAATTTATCATCCCAGCGCATTTGATCCCGCAGGGAAGAAAAAAACGAACGATTTTCCTGCGTTGCTGCTAGAAGTTGTTTAGCAATTTCTTGGGTTTTAGCTTCGTAGGTGCTTGTTTCTACTTGTAATACCACTGATAATGAACTCCGTTAATCAAGGCAAGGCTTTTTGTACAAAGCCTGTGTCTTCTATTTTGACGCTTTCATATATCTAGTGGGGAGTGGGGAGTGGGGAGTTAGGAGTGGGGAGTTAGGAGTTTGGAGTTAGGAGTTTGGAGTTATAAGAATTCTTTCCCCAATACTTCGACTTCGCTCAGTACAAGTGCCCAATGCCCAATACTTCGACTTACCTCGGCAACTCTTGGAGACGCTACGCGTAGCTTGTTTAAGAGCAGGGGTACGCTCGGCACAAGTCGCTCAGTACAAGTGCCCAATGCCCAATTCAATAACAAATGTTATCCTTTTGTTGATCTATTTCTAACTTGATTGACAGATGTTGCAACACAAGAGACTAGCTCAGTCATACTAAGAGTGTGGATACTACGTTTATGCCTACAGAAAACCTCACGCATATCTTATTTTCTAACTGGCAACACACACTCCAACCCTTTGGTGTTGACCAGGTAGCGGCTGAGAAAGCTTTTAATCCCTTGGTTGCAGCTTACTCTACCCCTGGTCGCTACTACCATACACTGAAACACATCGATCGCGTTTTCAGCACAATTCAGATTTTGCAAGGCTACACTACCAATCTGGCTGCTGTTCAACTAGCTGCCTGGTTTCATGATGTAGTGTATGACACTCAAGCTCAAGATAATGAACAACGAAGTGCAGACTATGCTTTTGATCTACTGAGTAATTTGGGTATTCCAGAAAGTACTATAGTTACTGTTACCCGTCTGATTCTGAATACTAAAGACCACCAAGCTGCGGTGGATGACTATGATAGCCAAGTTCTACTTGATGCAGATTTAGCGATTTTGGCTACTAACCCAGTGCAGTATGGAGAATACGCCTATGCTATTCGCCAGGAATATGGCTGGATGGCAGAGGCGGATTATATCACAGGTCGTCAGCAGGTTTTAGAACGATTTTTACAGCGATCGCATATCTACTTTACCCCTTTAATGTCAGAGTTCGCTGAACCATGTGCCCGTGGCAATATCCAGGGAGAAATTCAGTCTTTATATGAAGGAATTTGGTAATTAACTGTTTGGCTTGGGAGTCTTGATAGCCATTGAGGACAATACTGCATAGGTTTTGAAGATTTGTAGGTTGGGTTGAACTTAGGACTTACGCATTGACAGAAAAGCCAAAATAGCAGGTATAATTTTCAAGGCTTATAGCTAGATTTTTCAATGATATTTTGGCGATCGCGCCCAATCAAGGGTGATAGACAAAAGCCTGAAACAACGTATTTACGTTGGTACACAAGATAGTTATTTTGTACAGTGCGTAAGTCCTGGAACTTACCAAGCCCTTCGGGCAGGGAACTCTTAAGAGGGAACAGGGAACAGCTTTGAAAACCTGCCCGAATTTTGGGTCTAAAGCCCCTAAATTTATTTATGAAAAAAAATAAAAACATTTTTTAAGGGGACGCGCAGCGCAAGAAAAAATACGTCCTTGTACAAATCCCCTAATTTTAATTATGGGGATTTCCCTGTTCCCTCTTGCCTGTTCCCTGTTCCCTTTTAAAGCTATTTTCAGGTAAATAGACCACGCGGTAGAGGCACAGCATTGCTCATTGGTGTCAACTTAAGCAAAAAGTAGCTTAACTCTTAGCTGACTCGCCCGCCTCGAACTAAAGTTCTAGGCTAATAGCTAAAGTCTACTAAAGTAGACTAAAGATTTTTCAGATTATTTAGTCATCAATAGAAGACTTGAGCTATTAGCAAGGAACTTCAGTTCCTTGCGGGACATGGCTTTCACGTTAAGTTGACACCTATGAGCATTGCTGTGCCCCTACAACAGATGTGGTTCAAATACATGAAAACTTCTGTAAGTGTTATCCAACAAAGCCTTGATTATGTTGGGTTTCGTTCCTCAACCCAACCTACATTGGAGTTATTTTTTAATTTTATTCTTATTACCCCCTTTCTAAGGGGGTCGCCACAGGCGGGGGGATCTTATCCGAACCGTATTGAGAGCAGAGAGGCTTTTACCCATAAGGGGCAAGGTTTGTAGCTTTTCCCCTGCCCCCTGCCTCTTATCAATTAATTAACGTCTGCTACCCCCACGATGAGGTACTTCAGTGTCTTGTAGCTTTATTTTAGGTGCAAAGACTTCTTGATGTTGTTGCGGCTGTTGCGGCTGAATTTTTTCCTGTGCAAACTTGACACGGGTACGAACTCCGAGATCAACGTCTGTATCAAGCATTTGCTGAAGTTGATTTGTAATCCGCGACGCTTGATCGGGTAAAGTAGCTGCTATGGCGATCGCTAGTGTTTCTAAACTTGTCACTGCCGCATAGCGCACTACCCACTCTGGATCTTGAGAAATTAGTAATAGCGCCTCTAATAC contains:
- the pruA gene encoding L-glutamate gamma-semialdehyde dehydrogenase; translated protein: MVLQVETSTYEAKTQEIAKQLLAATQENRSFFSSLRDQMRWDDKLLAWAMSNPGLRVQLFRFIDTLPALHSKSEIASHLQEYLGDESVELPAALKGMLNFANPDSMPGQVAATTVGTAVETLAHKYISGENIKQVIKTVERLRKEKMAFTIDLLGEAVITEAEAQSYLERYLELMQQLVEASKNWAAIPAIDEADGEAISKVQVSVKLTAFYSQFDPLDAKGSEERVSDRIRILLRRAKELGASVHFDMEQYAYKDITLSILKKLLLEEEFRQRTDIGITIQAYLRDSEQDTKDVIYWLKERGYPLTIRLVKGAYWDQETIKAAQKHWPQPVYNDKAATDANFETITQLLLENHQYVYSAIGSHNVRSHSRAIAIAESLNVPRRRFELQVLYGMGDKVAKALVDRGYRVRVYCPYGELLPGMAYLIRRLLENTANSSFLRQNLENRPIEELLAPPIVKEEKNSLTPNEQTRLIASLQTPNSDFLGAADTDYAQEEVRTKAAQAFQSVRQQLGKTYLPLINGEYVNPPEFVDSLNPSNFSEVVGKVGLISVEQAEQAMQAAKAAFPGWKKTPAKQRADILRKAGDLMELRRAELSAWIVLEVGKPVKEADGEVSEAIDFCRYYADEIERLDKGVNYDIPGETNRYIYQPRGIIVVISPWNFPLAIACGMTVAALVSGNCTLLKPAETSSVIAAKFTEILVDAGFPKGVFQYVPGKGSQVGAYLVNHPDTHVIAFTGSQEVGCRIYAEAAILKPGQKHMKRVIAEMGGKNAIIVDESADLDQAVVGVVQSAFGYSGQKCSAASRVIVLQPIYDAFVQRLVEATKSLNIGEAELPSTQVGPVIDANARDRIREYIEKGKAEAQLALELPAPEQGYFIGPVIFSEVSPNAVISQEEIFGPVLAVIRVKDFQEALAVANGTNYALTGGLYSRTPSHIQQAQVEFEVGNLYINRNITGAIVGRQPFGGFKLSGVGSKAGGPDYLLQFLEPRAVTENIQRQGFAPIEGAD